In a genomic window of Ancylothrix sp. D3o:
- a CDS encoding nucleoside triphosphate pyrophosphohydrolase yields the protein MKKEYKKLVRDRIPEIIREAGRDCEIETLSETQYRLALRDKLIEEAQEVRGALNQEDLIKELADLSEVIEAIIQESGISKEVVLAEQKKRRTERGGFENRTQLIWVD from the coding sequence ATGAAAAAAGAGTATAAAAAATTAGTCAGAGATCGCATTCCTGAAATTATCCGAGAAGCGGGGCGCGATTGCGAAATAGAAACGCTTTCAGAAACTCAATACCGCTTGGCTTTGCGCGATAAACTAATTGAGGAAGCGCAGGAAGTGAGGGGGGCTTTAAATCAGGAAGATTTGATTAAAGAGTTGGCAGATTTGTCTGAGGTGATTGAGGCAATTATACAAGAAAGTGGGATATCAAAAGAAGTGGTTTTAGCTGAACAAAAAAAGCGACGAACCGAACGCGGTGGTTTTGAAAATCGCACACAGTTAATTTGGGTAGATTAG
- a CDS encoding acyl-CoA dehydrogenase family protein: MDEEQKLLEIAEGYFREEIAPKANLMDSQPAALLEGLKNLGERGLLALRVGGMSEIKFRRFQEMAARYSGALAFLQTQHQSAGGMIVKSENQELKQEVLPFLATGNRLIGVGFSQLRRLGEPVLKAVPLAGGYELNGFIPWITGFDFFGEFIAGAMLEDGRSVFGLMPLKNSQQKTGGKLVLSQPMELAAMASTNTVTAEISNWFLAENKVLFVKPAGWIHAQDKQNVLHHSFFALGCARAALDIIENTAKIKELPVIWEALMALERELNTCRTEIFNERAHNALQLRAWAIDLASRCATAAVTVAGGAANYKHHAAQRVYREALVFTVSGQTTAVMEATLGRLVR; this comes from the coding sequence ATGGATGAGGAGCAAAAATTGTTAGAAATTGCTGAGGGTTATTTCCGCGAAGAAATTGCCCCCAAGGCAAATTTAATGGATAGTCAACCAGCGGCACTTTTGGAGGGGTTAAAAAATTTAGGTGAGCGAGGTTTGTTGGCGTTGCGGGTGGGGGGAATGAGTGAGATAAAGTTTCGCCGATTTCAAGAAATGGCGGCGAGATATTCGGGGGCGTTGGCTTTTTTGCAAACACAACATCAGTCTGCCGGCGGGATGATTGTTAAGAGTGAAAATCAAGAGTTGAAACAGGAAGTTTTGCCGTTTTTAGCTACGGGAAATCGTTTAATTGGGGTCGGTTTTTCGCAGTTGCGGCGTTTAGGTGAGCCGGTGTTAAAAGCGGTGCCATTGGCTGGGGGATATGAGTTAAATGGGTTTATTCCTTGGATTACTGGATTTGATTTTTTTGGAGAGTTTATTGCTGGGGCAATGTTAGAAGATGGGCGGTCTGTTTTTGGGCTGATGCCGTTGAAAAATAGTCAGCAAAAAACGGGGGGAAAACTTGTTTTAAGTCAGCCGATGGAATTGGCGGCAATGGCATCGACAAATACGGTGACAGCAGAAATTAGTAATTGGTTTTTAGCAGAAAATAAGGTGTTGTTTGTGAAACCGGCTGGCTGGATTCATGCCCAAGATAAACAGAATGTTTTACATCACAGTTTTTTTGCTTTGGGTTGTGCGAGAGCGGCGCTTGATATTATAGAAAATACGGCAAAAATTAAAGAATTGCCTGTTATTTGGGAAGCGCTGATGGCACTGGAGAGAGAATTAAATACCTGCCGCACGGAAATTTTTAATGAGAGGGCACACAATGCCTTACAATTGAGGGCGTGGGCAATTGATTTAGCAAGCCGGTGTGCCACTGCTGCCGTCACGGTTGCCGGTGGAGCGGCAAACTACAAACACCACGCCGCACAACGGGTTTATCGAGAGGCGCTTGTCTTTACGGTTTCTGGCCAAACAACAGCGGTGATGGAGGCAACTTTGGGCCGGTTAGTTCGTTAA
- a CDS encoding sugar-binding domain-containing protein, producing the protein MQISTNTIAEVGKISNNKRGEIYLNGVWQFEPAIGEAQQPPADGWGTIRVPGDWRRENHDSTPGVLKRGTGIAWDNFDGQQLSKAWYQQTINIPQNWQNRRILLDVRRLSTNALVFVNGIQCGAVNWPYGAVDISTVAKAGKDVVLSLLVTAAQDEKETTVIMGPNEIYKTEAKLASRGLIGEVRLLSLPTGPYISDVFIQPSTRNKQVKLDVEISGFQSAGAVELIAKMLNEKGETEKEFKATANLIAQDKQIIKASWNWEKPRLWDVGKANLYTMQLQVKGNGIEDQYDQEFGFREFWIEGRKFYLNGTEIRWRPTMYYDTWASGIPEVANRLIDSYIWAGFNIAELWPWNHDERGKWHFREIFAECADRKGFPLMGTALNMTDFLRNNQWKSPEIKQEWEQKMLTDLRRYRNHPSILFWATNANYFGHTDDQNPRRIGKKNIEGTLGDVEDKRLSQIIPLGEEAAKEIKKYDPTRPVMFHQGATVGDIYALNSYLNMIPLQEREEWLSEWAKNGDMPYMVVEFGTPLHATMMRARSGFRNVIVSEPLMTEFSAIYLGKQAYELETPAYRNKIRELFVKDQEYKSWHFNPELDFAPAFQKLLQLFSTNTWRSWRTMGITGGMIPWNDGHGWQVSEAGKEKQTLEPFKAGQRGVYYPLVPKRFIYKYETEANKIQPGGIALLENNGPTLAWIAGSATAFTEKNHNFIPGQKLQKQAALLNDTRNKQDFSVDWEIRVAGENVSNGQKKGNIEPAQTLFIPIEATLPKTLNGEKVEGEIILKATIGNSKHQDRFGFRVFDAQKNQSAKNETLTVFDPVGKTSQMLQKLGYKLEPWDGKANTNLLIIGRESLSSNQKLPGSLESFISSGGKAIMFTQNPEWLQKNMGFRTSPHLSRRVFPIDKEHPVIKGLDQEDLRDWTGESTLTEAYPNTLNGGTKKNPHGTPWYGWHWGNRGAISSVPIEKPHNSGWRAILQSEFDLAYTPLMELDYGKGRLILTTLDLEDHYALDPVPVKLTNQLINYAKTANLPLTGDKITLIGSDEDAKKLDTLGVLYTRSDSLPTEAGLVIMGTDGNVKDQFLQPYLNNGGKVFFMPRKFPLDALGVRLKEVNNFSGIVSPPNWPEFRGLDVADLRSRAAYNTNLIQSGGEVGAEGLFSRFTVGKGIALFSQMNPEDLQADVNTYLRYTRWRQTRTTAQIIANMGANFKTDQAVLKSLNGNVSSVNYYHPDYRTDFDLGDDPYRYYRW; encoded by the coding sequence ATGCAGATTTCAACAAATACGATAGCAGAAGTTGGCAAAATTAGCAATAATAAACGAGGGGAAATTTATTTAAATGGAGTGTGGCAATTTGAACCGGCCATCGGGGAGGCGCAACAACCGCCGGCGGACGGTTGGGGAACCATTCGGGTGCCGGGAGATTGGCGCCGAGAAAATCACGACTCTACCCCCGGAGTGCTGAAGCGTGGCACCGGCATTGCTTGGGATAATTTTGATGGACAACAATTATCAAAAGCCTGGTATCAACAAACAATTAATATCCCCCAAAATTGGCAAAATCGCCGCATTTTATTAGATGTAAGAAGACTCAGTACAAATGCCCTTGTTTTTGTGAATGGTATTCAGTGTGGGGCTGTTAATTGGCCCTATGGTGCGGTGGATATTTCCACAGTTGCCAAAGCCGGTAAAGATGTGGTTTTGAGTTTATTAGTAACGGCGGCTCAAGATGAAAAAGAAACCACCGTTATTATGGGGCCAAATGAAATTTATAAAACCGAAGCAAAGCTGGCTTCGCGGGGATTAATCGGGGAAGTTCGTTTATTAAGTTTGCCCACCGGCCCGTATATTAGTGATGTATTTATTCAGCCTTCTACGCGCAATAAACAAGTTAAATTAGATGTAGAAATTAGCGGGTTTCAGTCGGCAGGGGCGGTGGAACTTATCGCTAAAATGTTAAATGAAAAAGGGGAAACTGAAAAAGAATTTAAAGCAACAGCCAACCTAATCGCACAAGACAAACAAATTATTAAAGCAAGTTGGAATTGGGAAAAGCCGCGTTTGTGGGATGTAGGAAAAGCTAATTTATACACGATGCAGTTGCAAGTCAAAGGCAACGGAATTGAGGATCAATACGATCAAGAATTTGGGTTTAGAGAGTTTTGGATAGAAGGGAGAAAGTTTTATTTAAACGGTACAGAAATTCGCTGGCGACCAACTATGTATTATGACACTTGGGCGAGTGGAATTCCTGAAGTAGCAAACCGGCTGATTGATAGTTATATTTGGGCTGGATTTAATATTGCTGAGTTATGGCCTTGGAACCACGATGAAAGAGGAAAATGGCATTTTCGAGAAATTTTTGCCGAATGTGCAGATCGCAAAGGTTTTCCCTTAATGGGAACGGCTTTAAATATGACAGATTTCTTGCGAAATAATCAATGGAAATCCCCTGAAATTAAGCAAGAATGGGAGCAAAAAATGCTCACAGACTTACGCCGGTATCGCAATCACCCGTCAATTTTATTTTGGGCAACCAATGCTAATTATTTTGGACATACCGATGACCAAAACCCCCGCCGAATTGGCAAAAAAAATATTGAAGGAACGCTGGGAGACGTTGAAGATAAGCGTTTAAGCCAAATTATACCCCTGGGAGAAGAAGCAGCCAAAGAAATTAAAAAATATGACCCCACAAGGCCGGTTATGTTTCACCAAGGTGCGACAGTAGGCGATATTTACGCGCTCAATTCTTATTTAAACATGATTCCTTTACAAGAGCGGGAAGAATGGCTTTCTGAGTGGGCAAAAAATGGCGATATGCCCTATATGGTGGTGGAATTTGGAACGCCCTTACACGCCACAATGATGCGGGCAAGAAGTGGGTTTAGAAATGTTATTGTCAGCGAACCTTTAATGACAGAATTTAGCGCAATTTATTTAGGAAAGCAAGCTTATGAGTTGGAAACACCGGCCTACCGAAATAAAATCCGCGAGTTATTTGTCAAAGATCAAGAATATAAAAGCTGGCATTTTAACCCGGAATTAGATTTTGCACCGGCATTTCAAAAACTGCTGCAATTATTTAGCACAAATACTTGGCGAAGTTGGCGAACAATGGGCATCACCGGCGGGATGATTCCTTGGAATGATGGGCACGGATGGCAAGTTTCCGAAGCGGGGAAAGAAAAACAAACTTTAGAACCTTTTAAAGCCGGTCAAAGAGGCGTTTATTATCCCCTAGTTCCGAAACGGTTTATCTATAAATATGAGACGGAGGCAAATAAAATTCAACCGGGCGGAATTGCCCTTTTAGAAAATAACGGCCCTACCTTAGCTTGGATTGCTGGATCTGCCACAGCTTTTACAGAAAAAAACCACAACTTTATCCCCGGACAAAAACTACAAAAACAAGCCGCCTTGCTGAATGATACCCGCAACAAACAAGATTTTTCTGTTGATTGGGAGATAAGAGTGGCCGGTGAAAATGTCAGCAACGGTCAAAAAAAGGGAAATATTGAGCCGGCCCAAACTTTATTTATCCCCATTGAAGCAACCTTACCCAAAACTCTCAACGGCGAAAAAGTCGAGGGAGAAATAATTTTAAAAGCCACAATTGGCAACAGCAAACATCAAGATCGTTTTGGCTTCCGTGTTTTTGATGCCCAGAAAAACCAATCGGCCAAAAATGAAACTTTAACAGTGTTTGATCCCGTCGGTAAAACCAGCCAAATGCTGCAAAAATTGGGTTATAAACTTGAACCTTGGGATGGCAAAGCAAACACTAATCTTTTAATCATTGGCCGAGAAAGCTTATCGAGCAACCAAAAACTACCAGGGAGTTTAGAAAGTTTTATCAGCAGCGGTGGTAAAGCAATTATGTTTACCCAAAACCCCGAATGGCTGCAAAAAAATATGGGTTTTCGCACTTCACCGCATTTAAGCCGGCGTGTTTTTCCTATTGATAAAGAGCATCCGGTTATTAAAGGTTTAGATCAAGAAGATTTGCGCGACTGGACAGGAGAAAGTACCCTCACCGAAGCTTATCCAAATACGCTTAATGGCGGCACGAAAAAAAATCCGCACGGCACACCTTGGTATGGTTGGCATTGGGGAAATCGCGGTGCTATTAGCAGTGTTCCTATCGAAAAACCCCACAATAGCGGATGGCGAGCGATTTTACAATCAGAGTTTGATTTGGCTTATACGCCATTGATGGAATTGGATTATGGTAAGGGCCGGCTTATTTTAACAACCTTGGATTTAGAAGATCATTATGCCCTTGATCCGGTGCCGGTGAAACTCACAAACCAGTTAATTAATTATGCCAAAACTGCAAATTTGCCCTTAACAGGAGACAAAATTACTTTAATTGGCAGTGATGAAGATGCCAAAAAATTAGATACTTTGGGAGTCCTTTATACACGCTCAGATTCTTTACCAACAGAGGCAGGTTTAGTAATTATGGGCACCGATGGAAATGTCAAAGATCAGTTTTTACAGCCCTATCTAAATAATGGCGGCAAAGTCTTTTTTATGCCCCGTAAATTTCCTTTGGATGCTTTGGGAGTGCGGTTAAAAGAAGTTAACAATTTTTCTGGCATTGTTTCCCCTCCCAACTGGCCGGAATTTCGCGGTTTAGATGTGGCTGATTTACGCTCAAGAGCAGCTTATAATACAAACTTGATTCAGTCAGGTGGAGAAGTTGGCGCAGAGGGTTTATTTAGCCGGTTTACGGTTGGCAAAGGCATCGCCCTTTTCTCGCAAATGAATCCCGAAGATTTACAGGCAGATGTGAATACCTATTTGCGCTATACCCGCTGGCGACAAACCCGCACTACCGCTCAAATTATTGCCAATATGGGGGCAAATTTTAAGACGGATCAAGCAGTTTTAAAAAGCTTAAATGGCAACGTCTCATCTGTTAATTATTACCACCCAGACTATCGTACCGATTTTGATTTAGGCGATGATCCCTATCGTTATTACCGTTGGTAA
- a CDS encoding DUF3386 domain-containing protein — translation MQKLLKQLIVILLVIVAGWGLNSPAFAQTGTAADPAAFDVFRNAYNSRYTWDNKFPGYTATVEIKEKQEVYQAQTRINPDLSIELTGIENPKFQATVSDQLRMLITHRRTLPFKIAHKEHTFTFGKTSTNETIEIDQHGKGSPSYYQLKDGKIIQVNRIMGPVAVRVDLLDWQDTPAGYLGKRYRAAFHYVQTGDELEQIEYQDTYKKVGDYYIPTHQTIRHFQAGQETTTDINFTDIKLLS, via the coding sequence ATGCAAAAACTACTCAAACAGTTAATTGTTATTTTGCTGGTGATAGTTGCGGGCTGGGGGTTGAATTCCCCGGCTTTCGCTCAAACCGGCACGGCGGCTGATCCAGCCGCTTTTGATGTTTTCCGCAACGCCTATAACAGTCGCTATACTTGGGACAATAAATTTCCGGGCTACACGGCGACGGTTGAAATCAAAGAAAAGCAGGAAGTCTATCAAGCCCAAACTCGCATTAATCCAGATTTAAGCATAGAATTGACGGGCATTGAAAATCCAAAATTCCAGGCTACAGTCAGCGATCAATTGCGGATGCTTATTACTCACCGGCGCACGCTTCCGTTTAAAATTGCCCACAAAGAACACACTTTTACTTTTGGCAAAACTTCCACGAATGAGACGATAGAAATTGACCAACATGGCAAAGGTAGTCCGTCTTATTATCAACTCAAAGACGGAAAAATTATTCAGGTAAATCGCATTATGGGGCCGGTGGCTGTGCGGGTTGATTTATTGGACTGGCAAGATACACCGGCCGGCTATTTGGGTAAGCGCTATCGTGCGGCTTTTCATTATGTACAAACGGGAGATGAACTCGAACAAATAGAATACCAAGATACTTACAAAAAAGTGGGAGATTATTATATTCCCACTCATCAAACAATTCGTCATTTCCAAGCCGGTCAAGAAACCACCACCGATATTAATTTTACCGACATCAAATTGTTGTCATAG
- a CDS encoding Uma2 family endonuclease has translation MSEVLTTEVGLAPDITHLITEDDTPVDNFGSEKQQRLLTTVLYSTPQILGAEIKFLAAANVGVFWAVGSPPVVPDMFLSLDVQIPDNWWEKKNRSYLVWEFGKVPEVVIEIVSNKEGNELGSKLLTYERMRVSYYVVFDPSRQLGNEVLQIFELQGFRYVPLSGTWLRQVGLGLILWEGVFEDKEEVWLRWCDADGNVLPTGAERAAFAEDQLRETQGLLEEEKRQKELAQRRAELLAEQLRQLGVDPDLLNG, from the coding sequence ATGTCAGAAGTGTTGACGACTGAGGTAGGACTGGCACCAGATATTACTCACCTTATTACGGAAGATGATACGCCTGTGGATAATTTTGGTTCAGAAAAACAACAGCGTTTATTAACTACAGTTCTTTACAGTACGCCGCAGATTTTGGGGGCGGAAATAAAGTTTTTAGCAGCGGCAAATGTGGGGGTTTTTTGGGCTGTGGGTTCGCCGCCGGTGGTGCCGGATATGTTTTTGAGTTTGGATGTGCAAATTCCTGACAATTGGTGGGAGAAAAAAAATCGCTCTTATTTGGTTTGGGAGTTTGGCAAAGTACCGGAGGTTGTGATTGAAATTGTTTCTAATAAAGAGGGCAATGAGTTAGGAAGTAAGTTGTTAACTTATGAGCGGATGCGGGTTAGTTATTATGTGGTTTTTGATCCGAGTCGGCAGTTGGGAAATGAGGTTTTACAAATTTTTGAGTTGCAGGGTTTTCGCTATGTTCCGTTGAGTGGAACTTGGCTGAGACAAGTGGGTTTGGGTTTGATTTTGTGGGAAGGTGTTTTTGAAGATAAGGAGGAGGTTTGGTTACGTTGGTGTGATGCTGATGGAAATGTGCTGCCAACGGGTGCTGAAAGAGCGGCTTTTGCTGAGGATCAGTTGCGAGAAACCCAAGGGTTATTAGAGGAGGAAAAACGGCAGAAAGAATTGGCTCAACGTCGGGCTGAGCTTTTGGCTGAACAGTTGCGACAGTTGGGTGTTGATCCTGATTTGTTGAATGGATAA
- the surE gene encoding 5'/3'-nucleotidase SurE: MTLILTNDDGIDAPGIKALQKAVNQQAIIVAPTTEWSGCGHRVTTTEPIEIYQRSQNEYAITGTPADCTRIAITHICPQVKWVLAGINAGGNMGTDVYISGTCAAVREAAMHKIPAIAISHWIKKPLIIDWELAAKWTADVLSKLFTIPIETGTFWNVNLPHIEPGTPEPEIVFCQPSIDPLPVKYHLEGNKFSYCGEYGKRTRTPGTDVDICFSGKIAITQIRL; this comes from the coding sequence ATGACCCTAATATTAACCAACGACGACGGCATAGACGCCCCAGGCATCAAAGCCCTACAAAAAGCAGTCAACCAACAAGCAATTATTGTCGCCCCCACAACAGAATGGTCAGGATGCGGGCACCGCGTCACCACCACCGAACCCATCGAAATATATCAACGCTCTCAAAACGAATATGCCATCACCGGCACCCCCGCCGACTGCACCCGAATAGCAATTACACACATCTGTCCACAAGTCAAATGGGTACTCGCAGGAATTAACGCCGGTGGCAACATGGGAACCGACGTTTATATATCAGGAACCTGCGCCGCCGTCCGCGAAGCCGCCATGCACAAAATCCCCGCCATTGCCATCTCCCATTGGATAAAAAAACCCCTGATCATCGATTGGGAATTAGCCGCAAAATGGACAGCAGACGTATTATCAAAACTCTTCACAATTCCCATAGAAACCGGCACCTTTTGGAACGTCAATCTACCCCACATAGAACCAGGAACCCCAGAACCAGAAATCGTCTTTTGTCAACCCTCCATAGACCCCTTACCCGTCAAATATCACCTCGAAGGAAACAAATTTTCTTACTGCGGAGAATACGGCAAACGAACACGAACCCCCGGCACCGACGTAGACATTTGCTTTTCAGGAAAAATCGCCATCACCCAAATACGACTTTAA
- a CDS encoding NAD-dependent epimerase/dehydratase family protein, producing the protein MRILIMGGTRFIGVYLTKILAQQGHDITLFNRGKKPAPVENSKQIHGDRTDATQIKDKLAGQEFDAVFDNNGRELSDTQPLADLFKGRIQHFVYMSSAGVYLKSDQMPHIEGDPIDPKSRHKGKNDTENYLAEQALPYTSIRPTYIYGPQNYNDLEAWFFDRIVRDRPVPIPGTGNNFTQFGHCQDLATAMAAVLGNQKAIGQTYNISGERYVTFDGLAKACAEACGKSPDSIKIVHYDPKKFDFGKRKAFPMRVQHFFASIEKAKKELNWQPQYDLVSGLKDSFQNDYLLSKRDQAEIDFSCDDEILAAG; encoded by the coding sequence ATGCGTATTTTAATCATGGGCGGAACCCGATTTATCGGAGTTTATCTCACCAAAATATTAGCCCAACAAGGCCACGACATCACCCTATTTAATCGCGGCAAAAAACCGGCCCCCGTTGAAAACAGCAAACAAATACACGGCGACAGAACCGATGCCACTCAAATAAAAGACAAACTTGCCGGCCAAGAATTTGATGCAGTTTTTGACAACAACGGACGCGAACTAAGCGACACCCAACCCCTCGCAGACCTCTTTAAAGGACGCATTCAACACTTTGTTTACATGAGTTCTGCCGGCGTTTATTTAAAATCCGATCAAATGCCCCACATCGAAGGCGACCCCATCGATCCAAAAAGCCGGCATAAAGGCAAAAACGACACCGAAAACTACCTAGCAGAACAAGCATTACCCTACACCTCCATCCGCCCCACTTATATCTACGGCCCCCAAAATTATAACGACCTCGAAGCCTGGTTTTTTGACCGCATTGTGCGCGACCGGCCCGTACCAATTCCCGGCACCGGCAACAACTTTACCCAATTCGGACACTGCCAAGATTTAGCAACAGCAATGGCAGCCGTTTTAGGCAACCAAAAAGCCATCGGCCAAACCTATAACATCTCAGGCGAAAGATACGTTACCTTTGATGGATTAGCCAAAGCCTGCGCCGAAGCCTGCGGCAAATCACCAGACAGCATCAAAATCGTTCATTATGACCCCAAAAAATTTGACTTCGGCAAACGTAAAGCCTTCCCGATGCGCGTTCAACACTTCTTTGCCAGCATCGAAAAAGCCAAAAAAGAGTTAAATTGGCAACCCCAATACGATTTAGTTTCAGGCTTAAAAGACTCATTCCAAAACGACTATCTGCTTTCCAAACGCGACCAAGCAGAAATCGACTTTTCTTGTGATGACGAAATTTTAGCAGCCGGTTAA
- the pgsA gene encoding CDP-diacylglycerol--glycerol-3-phosphate 3-phosphatidyltransferase, whose amino-acid sequence MTLASWITVSRLLGVPFLLYFLHNPTPADYWIALSIFLVAALTDWLDGYVARTFNQITDLGKFLDPLVDKLLVLAPLLAFVELGKVPAWGVFLILFRELAIAGWRVNKTTITGANIWGKLKTVCQILAIALLLVPLPGFWGPVALVVFWVSVGLTLVSGLIYLLPEKQDVV is encoded by the coding sequence ATGACGCTTGCAAGTTGGATTACTGTTTCTCGTTTGTTGGGTGTGCCGTTTTTGCTTTATTTTCTGCATAACCCAACACCGGCGGATTACTGGATTGCGCTGTCTATTTTTTTGGTGGCGGCGCTAACGGATTGGCTGGATGGTTATGTGGCGCGGACTTTTAATCAAATTACGGATCTGGGAAAGTTTCTTGATCCTTTGGTTGATAAGTTGTTAGTTTTGGCTCCGCTTTTGGCGTTTGTGGAGTTGGGAAAGGTGCCGGCTTGGGGTGTGTTTTTGATTTTGTTTCGGGAGTTGGCTATTGCGGGTTGGCGGGTGAATAAAACGACAATTACGGGGGCGAATATTTGGGGGAAGTTGAAGACGGTTTGCCAAATTTTGGCGATTGCGCTTTTGTTGGTTCCGCTGCCTGGGTTTTGGGGGCCGGTTGCTTTGGTTGTTTTTTGGGTTTCTGTGGGTTTGACTTTGGTTTCTGGGCTGATTTATTTGTTGCCAGAAAAGCAAGATGTAGTTTAA